One segment of Rhipicephalus sanguineus isolate Rsan-2018 chromosome 6, BIME_Rsan_1.4, whole genome shotgun sequence DNA contains the following:
- the LOC119396443 gene encoding palmitoyltransferase ZDHHC15A produces MRMPAVIGFMQRRGSLSSWLPVLVVLAGFCWAYYAYVHVFCPVLVADHAERVSLSALFHLILFLALWSFLRAVTASIPPVPSLYSVNAPNRRMIADCKAYQERKEILEALGSSRGILTRAADGSVRYCEQCGLIKPDRCHHCSCCRRCILKMDHHCPWLNNCVAFSTYKFFLLTLFYVVLLSTYTFVTVSSYALDTATAMGLPTGVLVHTGFLLLAGTALTVLIGGFFGVHVRILCRNETTLETMRPFLFVESLDSFDLGVRRNVVQVFGSSVYLWPFPVHSTPGDGVRFPTKLYPDPGTTILTLMRQRSRQVALSLCGQNLPVVSPSMETALGDLVPSPGATARHVSTTTGRGEPGKAIRRPERDAYHTALETTGLSLSSTSEQYRSGLTVSAVNGGGTVQLPATPPPGLISPIGARSPLQRLGATSTQGSSVVVPQPTLLRTGSQTSFVSVQTR; encoded by the exons atgaggaTGCCTGCGGTGATCGGCTTTATGCAACGTCGTGGCTCACTTTCAAGCTGGCTACCGGTCCTCGTTGTCCTGGCCGGATTCTGCTGGGCCTACTACGCCTACGTGCACGTCTTCTGCCCAGTCCTGGTCGCGGACCACGCCGAACGCGTCTCGCTGTCGGCACTCTTCCACCTGATCCTCTTCCTCGCCCTTTGGTCCTTTCTACGG GCGGTCACTGCGTCCATCCCACCCGTACCATCGCTGTACTCCGTGAACGCACCGAATCGCAGGATGATAGCGGACTGCAAGGCTTACCAGGAGCGAAAAGAGATACTGGAGGCACTGGGCTCCAGCAGAGGCATCCTGACGCGCGCTGCCGACGGAAGCGTACGCTACTGCGAACAGTGCGGACTCATCAAGCCCGACCGTTGCCACCACTGCTCTTGCTGTCGGAG ATGCATCTTGAAGATGGATCACCACTGTCCGTGGCTGAACAACTGCGTGGCCTTTAGCACCTACAAGTTTTTCCTGCTCACGCTGTTCTACGTGGTGCTGCTGTCCACGTACACCTTCGTGACCGTCTCGTCGTACGCCTTGGACACAGCGACCGCGATGGGGCTTCCCACGGGCGTCCTGGTACACACCGGCTTCCTACTGTTGGCCGGCACCGCGCTCACGGTTCTCATCGGCGGCTTCTTCGGCGTCCACGTGCGCATCTTGTGCCGCAACGAGACGACACTGGAAACCATGCGCCCGTTCCTTTTCGTCGAGTCGCTCGACTCGTTCGACCTCGGCGTTCGCCGCAACGTTGTCCAA GTTTTCGGCTCCAGCGTCTACCTATGGCCTTTCCCTGTGCACAGCACCCCGGGGGACGGCGTGCGCTTCCCGACAAAGCTTTACCCGGACCCAGGAACCACTATCCTGACGCTAATGCGGCAACGCTCGCGGCAGGTGGCACTAAGTCTCTGCGGCCAGAACCTTCCGGTCGTCTCACCGTCCATGGAGACCGCATTGGGAGATCTCGTACCCTCGCCTGGCGCCACCGCTCGTCACGTCTCGACCACGACTGGTCGCGGGGAACCTGGAAAGGCGATTAGGCGACCAGAAAGGGATGCGTACCACACCGCCCTGGAGACCACGGGACTTTCACTGTCGTCGACGTCCGAGCAGTACCGGTCCGGGTTGACGGTGTCAGCCGTGAACGGTGGTGGTACCGTGCAGCTACCGGCAACGCCGCCCCCTGGACTGATATCGCCCATCGGCGCACGTTCGCCATTGCAGCGCTTAGGGGCGACGTCCACTCAAGGATCGTCTGTGGTCGTCCCTCAGCCGACGCTCTTGAGGACGGGTTCCCAGACGTCCTTCGTGTCCGTTCAAACACGCTAG
- the LOC119397561 gene encoding palmitoyltransferase ZDHHC2 yields the protein MLAVSGRSLGAPQPRRRSGSRGSRTWKSFVLNWLPLVLVSGLFSWGYYAYVVVFCASVIQDSALKTTAFGIVFHLLLFLCLWSYVQTTVASIAPVPPLYRLTRGEQQALENCHNERTRRSVLDVMAIERGVLTLGADGCARYCEDCCLIKPDRCHHCSVCRRCIPKMDHHCPWFNNCICFNTYKFFLLTLFYVVVLSLFAVFTTGKHVILMWLNARMTSSTFQLTFLMVLGTALALGLGAFLWHHARMALSNETTLEQMRAVVFRDTDDSFDLGYWQNFAQVFGTRMSLWMLPVFTSVGDGLRFPTKMHPLPGTSQHERSVEATYSTGSTVGDLSSASAAVIL from the exons ATGCTTGCGGTCTCTGGCCGATCGCTTGGGGCTCCGCAACCGCGTCGGCGCAGCGGTTCGAGAGGTTCTCGTACCTGGAAATCGTTTGTGCTCAACTGGCTTCCCCTGGTGCTTGTTTCGGGGCTCTTCTCGTGGGGCTACTACGCCTACGTTGTTGTGTTCTGCGCATCCGTGATCCAGGACAGTGCCCTCAAAACCACCGCCTTCGGCATCGTATTTCACCTGCTGCTGTTTCTCTGCCTGTG GTCTTACGTGCAGACCACGGTGGCGTCCATCGCACCCGTGCCGCCGCTCTACCGGCTGACCAGAGGCGAGCAGCAGGCGCTGGAGAACTGCCACAATGAGCGAACTCGCCGAAGCGTGCTCGACGTGATGGCCATCGAACGCGGCGTGCTTACCCTCGGCGCCGACGGCTGCGCGCGATACTGCGAGGACTGCTGCCTCATCAAGCCcgaccgctgccaccactgctcCGTCTGTCGAAG GTGCATCCCGAAGATGGACCACCACTGCCCGTGGTTCAACAACTGCATCTGCTTTAACACCTACAAGTTCTTCCTGCTCACGCTATTCTACGTGGTGGTCCTGTCACTCTTCGCCGTGTTCACCACGGGAAAACACGTGATTTTGATGTGGCTGAATGCGCGAATGACGTCGTCCACCTTCCAGCTCACTTTCCTGATGGTCCTGGGGACTGCGCTGGCGCTGGGACTCGGCGCGTTCCTGTGGCACCACGCGCGCATGGCCCTCAGCAACGAGACCACGCTCGAGCAGATGCGTGCCGTCGTCTTCCGGGACACCGACGACTCGTTCGACCTCGGCTACTGGCAAAACTTTGCTCAGGTGTTCGGTACGCGTATGTCGCTGTGGATGCTTCCCGTGTTCACCAGTGTAGGCGATGGACTGCGGTTCCCCACGAAGATGCACCCACTCCCCGGAACGTCGCAGCACGAACGCTCGGTAGAAGCGACTTACTCGACTGGTTCGACCGTCGGTGATCTGTCGTCGGCCTCTGCGGCTGTGATCCTATAG